A region from the Aegilops tauschii subsp. strangulata cultivar AL8/78 chromosome 5, Aet v6.0, whole genome shotgun sequence genome encodes:
- the LOC109774935 gene encoding putative F-box/LRR-repeat protein 23 yields the protein MAPPLLEPTVRDWSLMPLDALASIFVSLGAVEVLMGAGLVCRSWLEAAKLPDVWRAVDMQNHEVVFEKDDFVLCAMAKAAVDRSDGQLRVFAGMSFVTDELLQYIFERSPSLTTLRLTWCDVFRTRPINVIRESPVLELRTLELDGAYMNAGELADVLARCPLLEVLGLHDCFQINDDGERALREKFARIKNLMIEWRAEPIHIYSSDYGNDDCVSVPDFEDECNDYGNYDCECC from the exons ATGGCACCGCCCCTGTTGGAGCCGACGGTCAGGGACTGGTCGCTGATGCCCCTCGACGCCCTCGCCTCGATCTTCGTCAGTCTCGGCGCCGTGGAGGTCCTCATGGGCGCCGGCCTCGTGTGCCGCTCGTGGCTAGAGGCGGCCAAGTTGCCAGATGTGTGGCGAGCCGTGGACATGCAGAACCATGAGGTCGTGTTCGAGAAGGACGATTTTGTCCTGTGCGCAATGGCGAAAGCGGCTGTGGACCGTTCCGACGGACAGCTCCGGGTGTTCGCCGGGATGTCCTTCGTCACCGATGAGCTCCTACAGTATATCTTCGAAAG GTCGCCCTCACTGACTACCCTTCGGCTTACATGGTGCGACGTCTTCAGGACACGACCCATCAATGTGATAAGAGAGTCACCTGTGCTGGAGCTGCGTACCCTCGAACTCGACGGCGCTTACATGAACGCCGGAGAACTGGCCGACGTCCTTGCGAGATGCCCGCTCCTCGAGGTTCTTGGGTTGCACGACTGTTTCCAGATCAATGATGATGGCGAGCGTGCGCTGCGAGAGAAATTCGCCAGGATCAAGAACCTAATGATCGAGTGGCGTGCTGAGCCCATCCACATCTACAGTTCCGATTACGGGAACGACGACTGTGTCAGCGTTCCTGATTTTGAAGATGAGTGCAACGATTACGGAAACTACGACTGCGAGTGCTGTTAG